The following are encoded together in the Streptomyces rapamycinicus NRRL 5491 genome:
- a CDS encoding MerR family transcriptional regulator: protein MTAGESFDRLDDDDYPAYTMGRAAEMLGTTQGFLRAVGEARLITPLRSEGGHRRYSRYQLRIAARARELVDQGTPIEAACRIVILEDQLEEAQRINAEYRHAAASENPTTAG from the coding sequence ATGACAGCAGGCGAATCGTTCGACCGTCTCGACGACGACGACTATCCCGCCTACACGATGGGCCGGGCCGCCGAAATGCTCGGCACCACGCAGGGCTTTCTCCGCGCCGTCGGCGAAGCCCGCCTCATCACCCCGCTGCGTTCCGAGGGCGGCCACCGCCGCTACTCCCGCTACCAGCTGCGCATCGCCGCCCGCGCCCGGGAGCTCGTCGACCAGGGCACCCCCATCGAGGCCGCCTGCCGCATCGTCATCCTCGAAGACCAGCTCGAAGAAGCCCAGCGCATCAACGCCGAATACCGCCACGCCGCCGCTTCAGAGAACCCGACGACCGCAGGCTGA